CACGTCTACCGAGGCCCGGTTGTAGATGATGCGCCGGTTGACCGGCCAGGCCCAGGAGTAGTTCGGGAACAGGCCGATTTTGGCCTGCATCGGCGTCTGGTTGTGGTCGCGGCGCTTGGTCAGGTTGCCGGCCGCGCCGTAGCTGCCGGCGTAGACCCAGCACAGGCTGGAGGTTGCGCCGTCAGCCGTCAGCATGGGGAAGGCCGGAACCTGATCGCCCTTTTTGTATTGCTTGTCGCCCACGGTGACGTCGCGGGTGAACTGGCCGTTGATCTTCTTGGCCATGAGGTCCGCATCGTATTGGTCGTACCACTCAATGTTGGCGATGGGGGCCGGGAAGGCGCCGCCGTCCTTGGCATACAGCGCGCGTACGCGCTTCATGATCTCGACGACCATCCAGCCCATGGGCTTGGACACGCCCATCGGCTCGTAGCCTTTGTAGTGCCACATGTGCCAACGGCCGGAGTTGGAGGTGGTGCCGTCCTTTTCGCCGCGCTGGCACGACGGCAGCAGGAACACCTCGGTCTTGACGTTTTTGGTGTCAAAACCTGGCTGCCGCCAGAAGGCGGCCGTTTCCGTTTCGTGGGCCTCGCCGACGACCAGCCAGTCGAGGTTGGTCAGGGCTTTTCTGATTTTGTGGGTGTTGGGCATGGACATGGCCGGGTTGTGGCCGTAGATGAACCCGCCCTTGATCTTGCCCTTGTACATCTTGTCGAACATGAACAGGCTGGCGTACTCGACATTCGGCTCGATTTTCGGCAGCCAGCCGTAGCCGTACTCGTTTTCCGCCGTGGCTGCGTCGCCAAACCAGCCCTTGAGCAGGCTGACCACGTACTTGGGCCGGTTTTGCCACCAGTTGACGCTTTTGGGGTCCTTGGTCACCGGCGTATTGGCCTTCAAGTACTCGGCCAGGGTCGGCCAGGCCGGGATCGGGGCCGGATGGTAGCCGGGCAGCGAATCATAGAGCAGGGCGTGGTCGGTGGAGCCCTGGACGTTGGGTTCGCCGCGCATGGCGTTGATGCCGCCGCCAGCCACGCCGACGTTGCCGAGTAAGAGCTGGATCATGGCGGCGAGGCGAATGTTCTGCACGCCAACCGTGTGCTGGGTCCAACCCAGGGCGTACATCATGGTGGCGACTTTGGTCGGCTTGCCCGTGGCGCCGACGGCGTCCCACACCTTGAGCAGGTTTTCCTTGGACACGCCGGTGATGGAAGACACCGTGTCGATGTCGTAACGCGAATAGTGCTTTTTGAGCTGCTGGTAGACGCAGCGCGGGTGCTGCAAGGTCTTGTCGCGCACGACCAGGCCGTTTTCGTCCTTGTCAAAGGTCCAGGACTTGCGGTCATAGGTCTTGGTGCCCGCGTCAAAACCCGAGAACAGGCCGTCTTTGAAGGTAAATCCTTCGGAGACGATAAACGAGGCGTTGGTGTACTCGGTGACGTATTCCTTGAAGTACAGTTCCTTTTCCAGAATGTACTTGAGCAGGCCGCCGAGAAAGGCGATGTCCGTGCCGGAACGAAGGGGCACGTGGAAATCGCTGCGGGCCGAGGTGCGCGAGAACTTCGGGTCCACGTGAATGACCGTGGCTCCGGCGTCTTTGGCCGCAAGCACCCATTTAAACGAGATAGGGTGATGTTCTGCCGCGTTACTGCCCATGATGAGCACCACGTCGGCGTTCTTGATATCAATCCAATGCTGGGTCATCGCGCCGCGTCCGAACGACTCTGCCAGAGCCGGTACAGTGGGCGAGTGTCAGATCCGGGCCTGGTGGTCCATGTGGACGACACCCAGGCTTCTCAGCATTTGGTGCGTGACGGCGCACTCTTCGTTGTCCATCTGGGACGTGCCGAGGTGGAAGATCGATTCCACCCGGTTAACCGTCTGGCCCTTGTCGTTTTTCTCAATGAAGTCGCGGTCCCGGGTTTCCTTGACGCGGTGGGCGATGCGGTCCAGGACGAAGTCCCAGTCTTTTTCTTCCCACTTGTCGCTGCCCGGAGCCCGGTACTTGGGCTTCAAGATCCGGTGGTGGCTCACATGCATGGAGTGGAAGGCCGCACCCTTGGGGCAAAGCGCCCCTTCGCTGACCGGATAGTCCGGATCGCCTTCCGAACTGATAAATTTTCCATCCTTGACGAACATGAGGATGCTGCACCCGCACGAACAAAACGGGCAGGTTGATTGGAATTCTTTGGCCCCTTCAATCCGCAGCGTCGTCGCATACGCCGCTGCCGGACGGGGATCGAGGCCCAGGTCTTTGAGCCCCAGGCAGGCCACTCCGGCCCCCGTCAGTTTCATAAATCCGCGTCGCGATATGCCCATACGGCCTCCTTGGAATGTTCCCCGGCAATGGCGGTAATCCGCCTAGTGTCCCACGATTTATGTCAAAACAGGCACACGATTGTGATAAAAAAGCGGACGCCGACCGGTCAAACCAATCCCAATTGCGTAAGATTTGGCACAAACGATCACGATTTTATCAGGAAAGCTGATGCAGTAGAGCGTAAACAGGCCGTTGAATTGAGCTAAGCTATTTTAAATACATCGAAAAAAGTTCTTCAGTGAGAGGTCCGGCCGTCCGGAAACAGGGTTTGTCTTCAGACGCACACGGCTTTATGCTTGGCGTGAACGCGACACGGCACGGCGGTGCCGCACGGATTGGGAGGTGCTTGATGACCGGGCCGGCGCAAACGGATCTGACCGTGGTGGACGAGATGGAACGGCTGCGGCGGGAGCGGCCCCATGCCCGGGCGTTTCTCGACCCTTTTCTCGGGGTGCTGCTGGCGCGCGGGCCATTGGTCTCGGCTCTGGCCCTGGCGGCGGCTGCCGGGCCGGCGCCGCGCCCTGATCCCATCCGTCTCGGACAAGGGGCCTGTCTGGAGCCTCGGGACGAATTCCCCTTGGATCGTCTGGCCTTGCAGCGTTCGTTTGAAACCCTGCACACGGTCCTGGCCGCCTCCTTCCGCGATGCCCGTTCAGACCTGCTCAATCTGGGCCAGGCCGCCTGCCAGGAGCCGGAACTGCTCTACGAGGCCGTCTCCCACATGCTGGCCGACCGGCGGGCCGCCCTGGTCGGGCTCGGGCACTCCTGCGGCGTCGACCCGCGCGTGCTCGGGTTTTGGTGCGTGCAACTGGTAACGCCGCTAGCCATGGCCCGGGGGCGGCTGCTTGGGCCGCTTTTGGCGCAAGCCGCCTGGAATCGCGGCTATTGCCCGGTCTGCGGCTCCTGGCCGGGATTTGCCGTGCGTGGCGGCACGGGTCTGATCATGCACTGTTCCTTTTGCGCCGCCGCGTGGCGCTTTACCCGCCGGGAGTGCCCCTACTGCGAAGCGCCCGGTCCTTCGGGACAGGTCTACGTCGTGCCGGGCCATGACGCCGAGCGGGTGACGGTGTGCCGGCGCTGCAATCATTTTCTGGGCGAGTTGACCGACGCCGCCCTGCCTGGCCTTTCTCCAGAGATTGCCGCCCTGGTCCTGGCTCCCATAGAACTGCTGGCCCGGCAGCACGGCCATGTGCCGGCCACCATGGACTGGCGGCAGATGGTCTGGGCCTGACTGCGGCCTGGAGCTGCCCTGTCGGCGCCTTGCCAGGGGAACGGACAGTACAGGGGAAGACAAGACCGAATTTTTTTTCTACAGTGCCCGCTTCCCGGACCGCCGCCGAAGGCCCCGCGCCGTTTCCGGCCGTTCTCCCGCACCCTCTGCCTCACGAGGAGCCTCATGCGCGAACGCAAGACCGCCACACTGACCTACGGTGACAAATCCGTTGAATTGCCCGTCCTGGTCGGGACCGAAGGCGAGGTGGGCATCGACATCACCTCACTGGAAAAAGACACCGGCCTGCTGTCGTTTGACCCGGGCTACGGCAATACCGGCTCCTGCCAGTCGGCCATCACCTTCGTCGACGGTGAAAAGGGCATCCTGCGCCATCGCGGCATTCCCATCGAACAACTGGCCGAAAAAAGCTCGTTTATCGAGACGGCCATGCTGCTTATTTTCGGCAAACTGCCGACAGCCGAAGATCGTACGGCCTTTCGCCACCTTTTATCCGAGCATGAGCTGCTCCACGAAGGATTGCTCCACCATTTCGACGGGTTCCCGCCGGGCGGACAGCCGATGGCCATTTTGTCGGCCGTCATCAATTCCCTGGGCAACTACCATCCCGAACTGCTGGAGATCCAGAGCGCGGCGGAATTCCGGCTGGCCGTGGCCAAAATCATCAGCAAGGTGCGCACGATTGCGGCCTTCAGTTACCGCAAATCGCTCGGGCTGCCATTTATGTACCCCGACCCGAACCTGAGCTATTGTCGCAATTTCCTGCACATGATGTTTTCCGTGCCCAACCGCGAGTTTGAGGCCACCCCGCAGGCCGCCGCCGCCCTGTCGCTTTTTCTGGTGGTCCACGCCGACCACGAGCAGAACTGCTCCTGTTCCACCGTGCGCATGGTCGGGTCCACCAAGGCCAACCTCTTTGCCAGCGTGTCATCGGGCATCTGCGCCCTGTGGGGCCGGCTGCACGGCGGTGCCAACGCCGCCGTCATCCAGATGCTCACCCAGATGCTGGAAGGGCGCTACAAGGTCAAAACCTTCCTGGAGCTGGTCAAGCGCAAGGAGCAACGGCTCATGGGCTTTGGCCACCGGGTGTATAAAAACTTCGATCCCCGGGCGCGGGTGCTCAAAAAAGCCGCCGACAACCTGCTCCTGCAGTCGGGGCGGCCCGATCCGCTCATGGAAATCGCCCAGGAACTGGAAGACGCGGCCCTGCACGACGACTACTTCCAGAGCCGCCAGCTCTACCCCAACGTGGATTTCTACTCGGGCATCATCCTGCGGGCCTTGGGCATTCCGGTCAACATGTTCCCGGTCATGTTCGCCATCGGCCGGATGCCCGGCTGGATCGCTCACTGGCACGAGGAAAACCGGGACGTCACCACCCGCATCCACCGCCCGCGCCAGATCTACACCGGCCCGACCCGCCGGCCGTATGTGCCGCTGGACCAGCGGTAGGGGAAGGAAGAGGAAGATGGCTCCGGCGGCCGGGGGGGGAATCCCCCCCGGCCCCTCTTGATAAGAAATATTTTGAATGGGTTATAGCCGCTGGCTGGTAGCCCGGTCGGCTGCGGAGCGGGGTGAAGCGTTGCAAGGTCCATGCGCTTACACTCCCTGGAGGCGGGGAGTGTAAGGGGCTTTGCTTTCTGGAGTTTATATCTAACTCGCGTATGCGCTGGGTAAGCGATGTTTTCCAGAAAAACAGTCTTTGTCTTAAATGCCGTTGCCGTCCATCTTCCCCCTGCGCTTTTTTATTGTCTTCCCATGTATTCTGTCTTGGATGACGGGATTGCTTATTTGTGGTCAATCTTGTTGTGGTTGTTGCTTGTATTGTGCTTGTTTCGTACAGCTCCGCAGCAGAAATGGGCTGGTTTATGGGGGTTG
This DNA window, taken from Desulfovibrio sp. TomC, encodes the following:
- the fdnG gene encoding formate dehydrogenase-N subunit alpha, which translates into the protein MGISRRGFMKLTGAGVACLGLKDLGLDPRPAAAYATTLRIEGAKEFQSTCPFCSCGCSILMFVKDGKFISSEGDPDYPVSEGALCPKGAAFHSMHVSHHRILKPKYRAPGSDKWEEKDWDFVLDRIAHRVKETRDRDFIEKNDKGQTVNRVESIFHLGTSQMDNEECAVTHQMLRSLGVVHMDHQARIUHSPTVPALAESFGRGAMTQHWIDIKNADVVLIMGSNAAEHHPISFKWVLAAKDAGATVIHVDPKFSRTSARSDFHVPLRSGTDIAFLGGLLKYILEKELYFKEYVTEYTNASFIVSEGFTFKDGLFSGFDAGTKTYDRKSWTFDKDENGLVVRDKTLQHPRCVYQQLKKHYSRYDIDTVSSITGVSKENLLKVWDAVGATGKPTKVATMMYALGWTQHTVGVQNIRLAAMIQLLLGNVGVAGGGINAMRGEPNVQGSTDHALLYDSLPGYHPAPIPAWPTLAEYLKANTPVTKDPKSVNWWQNRPKYVVSLLKGWFGDAATAENEYGYGWLPKIEPNVEYASLFMFDKMYKGKIKGGFIYGHNPAMSMPNTHKIRKALTNLDWLVVGEAHETETAAFWRQPGFDTKNVKTEVFLLPSCQRGEKDGTTSNSGRWHMWHYKGYEPMGVSKPMGWMVVEIMKRVRALYAKDGGAFPAPIANIEWYDQYDADLMAKKINGQFTRDVTVGDKQYKKGDQVPAFPMLTADGATSSLCWVYAGSYGAAGNLTKRRDHNQTPMQAKIGLFPNYSWAWPVNRRIIYNRASVDVNGKPYNPAKTVIAWEEGKWVGDVPDGPAPPMADPKGVYPFIMHTEGHGQLFGPGRVDGPFPEHYEPAETPITVNPFSKQMSNPCMKVAESDIDALAKNGDPRFPIVLTTYSLTEHWCGGGDTRNTPALLEAEPQLYVEISQELAKDKGVKNGDVVIIETLRGKVEAVAMVTVRMTPLLVQGKTLHLIGMPFCFGWTTPGCGDATNRLTVSVADPNTRIPEYKACLCNLRKADKVTELQR
- a CDS encoding formate dehydrogenase accessory protein FdhE domain-containing protein — its product is MTGPAQTDLTVVDEMERLRRERPHARAFLDPFLGVLLARGPLVSALALAAAAGPAPRPDPIRLGQGACLEPRDEFPLDRLALQRSFETLHTVLAASFRDARSDLLNLGQAACQEPELLYEAVSHMLADRRAALVGLGHSCGVDPRVLGFWCVQLVTPLAMARGRLLGPLLAQAAWNRGYCPVCGSWPGFAVRGGTGLIMHCSFCAAAWRFTRRECPYCEAPGPSGQVYVVPGHDAERVTVCRRCNHFLGELTDAALPGLSPEIAALVLAPIELLARQHGHVPATMDWRQMVWA
- a CDS encoding citrate synthase: MRERKTATLTYGDKSVELPVLVGTEGEVGIDITSLEKDTGLLSFDPGYGNTGSCQSAITFVDGEKGILRHRGIPIEQLAEKSSFIETAMLLIFGKLPTAEDRTAFRHLLSEHELLHEGLLHHFDGFPPGGQPMAILSAVINSLGNYHPELLEIQSAAEFRLAVAKIISKVRTIAAFSYRKSLGLPFMYPDPNLSYCRNFLHMMFSVPNREFEATPQAAAALSLFLVVHADHEQNCSCSTVRMVGSTKANLFASVSSGICALWGRLHGGANAAVIQMLTQMLEGRYKVKTFLELVKRKEQRLMGFGHRVYKNFDPRARVLKKAADNLLLQSGRPDPLMEIAQELEDAALHDDYFQSRQLYPNVDFYSGIILRALGIPVNMFPVMFAIGRMPGWIAHWHEENRDVTTRIHRPRQIYTGPTRRPYVPLDQR